A genome region from Acidobacteriota bacterium includes the following:
- a CDS encoding dicarboxylate/amino acid:cation symporter — protein sequence MTSVSREFSRWRSPWAVMLALAGGALSGLALHLAAPVLGPELTGLLIAPFDLAADIFLRLLRMLVAPLVLFSIMAGMVGIGDPRRLSRLGLRTFLYYMGTSLVAILTGMLLVNLIRPGIGADLALPEATAPAGSADALDILRRLVPENIFDALARMDMLQIIFFALLAGFTITILPDRHRKTLSGGTESLFELMTHLAHVVLGVLPIAVFALLFRIVAHGGVSRLGGLGWYFLTVLTALLVHSLFTLPLVARLLARVSPYRWAVAVGQALITAFSTSSSSATLPVTLETVEKKGGVSNEVSSFVLPLGATINMDGTALYECIATIFIAQYYASSSGYELTLSRQLMVVFTALLASIGAAGIPSAGLVMMTVILQALDLPLEGALLVAAVDRPLDMVRTAVNVWSDTIGAAVIGRFEGSPPLPTTTP from the coding sequence ATGACTTCCGTCTCCCGGGAATTCTCTCGCTGGCGCTCACCCTGGGCGGTGATGCTGGCCCTGGCCGGCGGGGCGCTGAGCGGTCTGGCGCTGCACCTGGCCGCGCCGGTCCTGGGGCCGGAGCTGACGGGGCTGCTGATCGCCCCCTTCGACCTGGCGGCCGATATCTTCCTCCGCCTGCTAAGGATGCTCGTCGCCCCGCTCGTGCTCTTCTCGATCATGGCCGGGATGGTGGGGATCGGCGACCCCCGCCGTCTCTCGCGGCTGGGCCTGCGCACCTTCCTCTACTACATGGGCACAAGCCTGGTGGCGATTCTCACCGGCATGTTGCTGGTCAACCTCATCCGCCCCGGCATCGGTGCCGACCTGGCCCTGCCCGAGGCCACGGCCCCGGCCGGCAGCGCCGATGCCCTGGACATCCTGCGCCGCCTGGTCCCGGAGAACATCTTCGATGCCCTGGCGCGGATGGACATGTTGCAGATCATCTTCTTCGCGCTGCTGGCGGGCTTCACCATCACCATCCTCCCCGACCGGCACCGGAAGACACTCAGTGGCGGCACCGAAAGCCTCTTCGAGTTGATGACCCATCTGGCCCACGTGGTGCTGGGTGTGCTTCCCATTGCGGTCTTCGCCCTGCTCTTCCGCATCGTGGCCCACGGCGGAGTCAGCCGGCTGGGTGGGCTGGGCTGGTACTTCCTGACCGTCTTGACGGCATTGCTGGTGCACAGCCTCTTCACCCTGCCGCTGGTGGCGCGCCTCCTGGCCCGCGTTTCTCCCTATCGCTGGGCCGTCGCCGTGGGCCAGGCCCTGATCACGGCGTTCTCCACCTCGTCGTCCAGCGCAACCCTGCCGGTGACACTCGAGACCGTGGAAAAGAAAGGCGGGGTGAGCAACGAGGTCTCGTCTTTCGTACTGCCCCTGGGCGCGACGATCAACATGGACGGTACGGCCCTCTACGAGTGCATCGCGACGATTTTCATCGCCCAGTACTACGCCTCGTCTTCAGGCTACGAGCTGACACTCTCCCGACAGTTGATGGTGGTCTTCACCGCTCTGCTGGCCTCCATCGGGGCCGCGGGCATTCCCTCCGCCGGCCTGGTGATGATGACCGTGATCCTCCAGGCGCTCGACCTGCCCCTCGAGGGCGCCCTGCTCGTCGCCGCCGTCGACCGTCCCCTCGACATGGTCCGCACGGCTGTCAACGTCTGGAGTGACACCATCGGTGCGGCGGTCATCGGCCGCTTCGAGGGTTCCCCCCCCCTCCCCACCACGACACCATAA
- a CDS encoding sulfatase-like hydrolase/transferase, with product MTKSAWKWTVRAALGACLMTMACGGAPRPAGTGSGGAPVEAPTVILVTIDTLRADRLGCYGREQAGTGAIDGLAREGTLFLEAQTTSPLTLPAHASILTGRSLPAHGVFNNGTFALPESVPTLTEALAAAGYATGAFISSPVLARRYGLARGFDRYDDRIDDKQPRKGLVVHYPERSARQTVDRAVAWLMDQRQRPVFAWIHLWEPHAPYRPPAPFAERFKDDRYQGEVAAADAGVARLLDGLRTSGRQERAIVVVTSDHGEGLGAHGEPTHGVFLYQETLHVPLVVYAPAWRVAARAVEGAVSLADIAPTLLDLLGVEFALGGDGESLAPVLAGGDVPAEREVFAESHLPQIDFGWSGLRAWVGGGRKLVAAPRPELYDLRADPAEEHDLAAEQPARVGELAERLDRLVARARALAPDGSSERSASQQDLEMLRSLGYAASGRSVTEEAELVDPHGIDPKDRKAFIARHDAAVALSRQGRLDQAIAEFEALAGIDGNNPSLLLQYGQALIMAHRYQRAEGVFARAVKVAPDFSLAWYRLGQLRGHAGDLDGEAAAYRKAIATDPYDIQPRKALAGVLAQQGRVQAAIDALEAARDLAPHDPAIRAELEKLWAKNR from the coding sequence ATGACGAAAAGTGCCTGGAAATGGACGGTGAGAGCGGCCCTGGGGGCCTGCCTTATGACGATGGCCTGCGGGGGGGCTCCCCGGCCGGCCGGGACCGGGAGTGGCGGGGCGCCCGTCGAGGCTCCGACGGTGATACTGGTGACCATCGACACCCTGCGCGCCGACCGCCTGGGTTGTTACGGTCGCGAGCAGGCGGGCACCGGGGCGATCGACGGCCTGGCCCGGGAGGGCACGCTCTTTCTCGAGGCCCAGACCACCTCGCCCCTGACTCTGCCGGCTCACGCATCGATTCTCACCGGACGGTCGCTTCCTGCTCACGGCGTGTTCAACAACGGCACCTTCGCCCTGCCGGAGTCCGTACCGACCCTGACCGAGGCCCTGGCGGCGGCGGGCTATGCCACCGGCGCGTTCATCTCTTCTCCGGTGCTCGCCCGGCGCTATGGCCTGGCCCGGGGATTCGACCGTTACGACGACCGGATCGACGACAAGCAGCCCAGGAAGGGACTGGTCGTGCACTATCCCGAGCGCTCCGCCCGACAGACCGTGGACCGGGCCGTGGCCTGGCTGATGGACCAGCGGCAGCGTCCGGTCTTCGCCTGGATTCACCTCTGGGAGCCTCACGCGCCCTACCGTCCGCCCGCCCCTTTCGCCGAACGTTTCAAGGACGATCGCTACCAGGGCGAAGTCGCCGCGGCGGATGCCGGTGTGGCGCGGCTGCTCGACGGGCTGCGCACGAGCGGCCGCCAAGAGCGGGCGATCGTCGTCGTCACCTCCGATCATGGCGAAGGGCTTGGCGCTCATGGTGAGCCTACCCATGGTGTATTTCTCTATCAGGAGACCCTGCACGTTCCCCTGGTCGTCTACGCTCCGGCATGGCGTGTCGCCGCCCGGGCCGTCGAGGGAGCGGTCAGCCTGGCCGACATCGCCCCGACTCTGCTCGACCTGTTGGGGGTGGAGTTCGCTCTCGGCGGTGACGGAGAGAGCCTGGCTCCGGTCCTCGCCGGGGGGGACGTTCCTGCCGAACGGGAGGTCTTCGCCGAAAGCCACTTGCCGCAAATCGACTTCGGCTGGTCGGGGCTGCGGGCCTGGGTCGGCGGGGGCAGAAAACTCGTCGCCGCGCCCAGGCCGGAACTCTACGATCTGCGCGCGGACCCGGCCGAAGAACACGACCTGGCCGCGGAGCAGCCGGCACGGGTCGGGGAACTGGCAGAGCGTCTCGATCGTCTCGTCGCCCGCGCCCGGGCCCTGGCGCCGGATGGTTCTTCCGAGCGTTCGGCTTCCCAGCAAGATCTGGAAATGCTGCGCTCGCTGGGCTACGCCGCCAGCGGAAGGTCGGTCACCGAGGAAGCCGAACTGGTCGATCCCCACGGCATCGATCCCAAGGATCGCAAGGCGTTCATCGCCCGTCACGATGCCGCGGTGGCGCTCTCCCGGCAGGGTCGCCTGGATCAGGCCATCGCCGAGTTCGAGGCGCTGGCCGGGATCGACGGGAACAACCCTTCTTTGCTGCTCCAGTACGGCCAGGCCCTGATCATGGCCCACCGCTACCAGCGGGCCGAAGGGGTTTTCGCCCGGGCGGTGAAGGTGGCTCCCGATTTTTCCCTGGCCTGGTATCGCCTGGGTCAGCTTCGGGGCCACGCCGGGGATCTCGACGGCGAGGCGGCAGCCTACCGCAAGGCGATCGCCACCGATCCCTACGACATCCAGCCGCGCAAGGCCCTGGCCGGCGTACTGGCCCAGCAAGGCCGGGTCCAGGCGGCCATCGACGCACTCGAGGCGGCTCGCGACCTGGCGCCCCACGATCCGGCGATTCGCGCGGAACTGGAGAAACTCTGGGCGAAAAACCGCTGA
- a CDS encoding MBL fold metallo-hydrolase gives MIIDRVQHPGWLVNTWLIAGREEGRGLLVDTGADVAKVLEMVRRHGVKIVAIVCTHRHYDHVAGNEFLARNLGAEVLVHRLEKAHIASATGTIEAGHRFEFSKWHAEVVHIPGHTAGQIGLHVPGVGVWTADTLFKGSVGGTVAPGHTSFDDLRSSILDRILSLPGETTIYPGHGETSTVGHELERNPFVRLWRGLDQAGTRPGRVEGKRVTIEVWARDYDKGNKAQVRFANGRVEIVPGSKVQKVTL, from the coding sequence GTGATCATCGACCGGGTGCAGCACCCTGGATGGCTCGTCAACACCTGGCTGATCGCCGGGCGCGAGGAAGGCCGCGGCCTGCTCGTGGATACCGGCGCGGACGTGGCCAAGGTGCTCGAGATGGTGCGGCGCCATGGCGTGAAGATCGTTGCCATCGTCTGCACCCACAGGCACTACGATCACGTGGCGGGTAACGAGTTCCTGGCGCGCAACCTGGGTGCCGAGGTTCTGGTCCATCGCCTCGAGAAGGCCCATATCGCGTCGGCCACCGGCACCATCGAAGCCGGTCACCGTTTCGAGTTCTCCAAGTGGCATGCCGAGGTGGTGCACATCCCCGGACACACTGCGGGCCAGATCGGCCTGCACGTGCCCGGTGTGGGGGTCTGGACGGCCGACACACTCTTCAAGGGCTCTGTCGGGGGTACTGTCGCGCCGGGCCACACTTCCTTCGATGATCTCCGGTCGAGCATCCTCGACCGCATCCTGTCCCTGCCCGGCGAGACGACCATCTATCCCGGTCATGGCGAGACTTCCACGGTGGGGCACGAACTCGAGCGCAACCCCTTCGTCCGCCTCTGGCGGGGTCTCGACCAGGCGGGCACTCGCCCCGGGAGAGTCGAGGGCAAGCGGGTGACCATCGAAGTCTGGGCCCGCGACTACGACAAGGGCAACAAAGCCCAGGTGCGTTTCGCCAACGGACGCGTCGAAATCGTTCCGGGCTCCAAGGTCCAGAAGGTGACCCTCTGA
- a CDS encoding transglycosylase domain-containing protein, translating to MSGRTTRTRKKTGQGRKRRPSVSRRRSYALAVGAMAAAGLLWAFLALAAAGQRAVDQLSQDLPGAPVRVLAAPRVLREGDRLPRARVERELRALGYRRVSRTPRQPGEYATVEESLLLYRREWRGATRTYPAAFARLRWLGDRLLEIRDGAGERRSLLVCEPVELGAFRGPLSQARTPMALEAFPPRLVDAVLAAEDARFLDHAGIDPRGILRAAWVDLVQRRGAQGGSTITQQVIKNRVVGSARTLTRKMKEALLALWVERSVSKERVLEIYLNEVYLGQQGSVSILGMPAAARFYFGKRIGDLDLDEMALLAGLIASPGRYDPRRHPERALLRRNWVLERMAALDLIDEAERRAASARPVAPAAPAEALDPAGDLLDAVAREVARRGWEPVPSRRPAVVETRVEADVQAAARRALGATLAELEAARPALAPLEGAVVVLRPATGAMIALVGGRRGERGAFHRALSARRPPGSAFKPFVALAAFAGGEYAAFSVLEDRPLTVGRGEAAWSPENHDHRYRGTVTLRQALEQSLNVPLARLGLAVGPQAIVAVARAAGIEGRLPATASLALGAGEVTPLDLATGYASLVRLGDRIESHLVVAAGREGEAVALAGVEEAPGVLSPEACYQVLDALRGVVRRGTGRALAPLLEGREVAAKTGTSPGGRDSWFVLAGRSAVVVAWVGRDDGAAVGLYGATAALEVVRRMLEALGPSLVGEIPEPPPGIVRVPVDPERRCVRAAGGPLEAFVRGRQPPPCRKKSWWRRLTGG from the coding sequence TTGAGCGGCAGAACCACGCGAACCCGGAAAAAGACCGGACAGGGGAGGAAGCGACGCCCGTCGGTCTCGCGTCGGCGGAGCTACGCGCTGGCGGTCGGCGCCATGGCGGCTGCGGGGTTGCTCTGGGCCTTCCTCGCCCTGGCGGCCGCTGGCCAGCGGGCCGTCGATCAACTCTCGCAAGACCTGCCGGGAGCGCCCGTGCGGGTCCTGGCCGCGCCCCGGGTGCTGCGGGAAGGAGACCGCCTCCCCCGGGCCCGGGTCGAGCGGGAACTCCGGGCCCTGGGCTATCGCCGGGTGTCCCGTACGCCGCGGCAGCCCGGGGAGTACGCCACGGTCGAGGAGAGTCTCCTGCTCTATCGCCGGGAATGGAGGGGGGCGACCCGTACCTATCCGGCGGCTTTTGCCCGCCTGCGGTGGCTCGGCGATCGCCTGCTGGAGATTCGCGACGGGGCGGGGGAGCGGCGGAGCCTGCTGGTCTGCGAGCCCGTGGAACTGGGCGCGTTTCGCGGGCCCCTGTCCCAGGCCCGGACTCCCATGGCCCTGGAGGCCTTTCCCCCGCGACTGGTCGACGCGGTGCTGGCGGCGGAGGATGCGCGATTCCTCGACCACGCCGGGATCGATCCCCGGGGTATCCTTCGCGCGGCGTGGGTCGATCTGGTGCAGCGCCGTGGTGCCCAGGGGGGCAGCACCATCACCCAGCAGGTGATCAAGAACCGGGTCGTGGGGTCGGCCCGCACTCTGACGCGCAAGATGAAGGAAGCGCTGCTCGCCTTGTGGGTCGAACGCAGCGTGAGCAAGGAGCGCGTACTGGAGATCTACCTCAACGAGGTCTACCTCGGCCAGCAGGGATCCGTCTCGATACTGGGCATGCCGGCCGCCGCGCGCTTCTACTTCGGCAAGCGGATCGGCGACCTGGACCTGGACGAGATGGCCCTCCTGGCGGGTTTGATCGCCTCGCCCGGGCGCTATGACCCCCGCCGCCATCCCGAGCGGGCCCTGCTGCGGCGGAACTGGGTGCTGGAGCGGATGGCCGCCCTCGACCTGATCGACGAGGCGGAGCGGCGCGCGGCATCGGCGCGCCCCGTGGCGCCGGCGGCGCCGGCCGAGGCCCTCGATCCCGCGGGAGATCTGCTGGACGCGGTGGCCCGGGAGGTGGCCCGGCGTGGCTGGGAGCCCGTGCCGTCTCGCCGGCCCGCGGTGGTGGAGACCCGGGTGGAAGCCGATGTCCAGGCCGCGGCCCGCCGGGCCCTGGGCGCGACCCTGGCGGAACTGGAGGCGGCACGACCGGCGCTGGCTCCCCTCGAGGGGGCGGTGGTGGTGCTGCGTCCGGCGACGGGAGCCATGATCGCGCTGGTGGGAGGCCGGAGGGGGGAGCGCGGGGCTTTCCATCGGGCCCTTTCCGCCCGCCGCCCGCCCGGTTCCGCGTTCAAGCCCTTCGTGGCCCTGGCGGCCTTTGCCGGCGGAGAGTACGCGGCCTTCTCGGTTCTCGAGGATCGGCCCCTGACCGTGGGCCGGGGTGAGGCGGCCTGGAGTCCGGAGAACCACGACCATCGTTACCGGGGGACCGTGACCCTGCGCCAGGCCCTCGAGCAGAGTCTCAACGTGCCCCTGGCGCGGCTGGGGCTGGCTGTCGGCCCGCAGGCCATCGTCGCCGTCGCGCGGGCGGCGGGGATCGAAGGTCGCCTCCCCGCCACCGCGTCCCTCGCCCTGGGGGCGGGGGAGGTCACGCCTCTCGACCTGGCGACGGGCTATGCCAGCCTGGTGCGCCTGGGCGATCGGATCGAGTCCCACCTGGTGGTGGCCGCGGGCCGGGAGGGGGAGGCCGTGGCCCTGGCCGGAGTGGAAGAGGCCCCGGGTGTACTGTCGCCGGAGGCCTGCTACCAGGTGCTCGACGCCCTCCGCGGGGTCGTGCGACGGGGGACCGGTCGGGCCCTGGCGCCCCTGCTGGAGGGACGGGAAGTGGCGGCCAAGACGGGAACCAGCCCCGGGGGTCGGGATTCCTGGTTCGTGCTGGCGGGAAGGAGTGCGGTGGTCGTGGCCTGGGTCGGGCGTGACGACGGTGCAGCCGTCGGGCTCTACGGTGCGACGGCGGCCCTCGAGGTCGTGCGGCGCATGCTCGAGGCACTGGGGCCCTCCCTGGTGGGAGAGATTCCCGAGCCTCCTCCCGGTATCGTGCGTGTGCCGGTGGACCCGGAGCGGCGTTGCGTCCGTGCTGCCGGCGGGCCGCTCGAGGCCTTCGTCCGCGGCCGCCAGCCCCCGCCTTGCCGGAAGAAGTCCTGGTGGCGCCGGTTGACGGGGGGGTGA
- a CDS encoding type II secretion system protein — protein MRSSRQSGLSFIELLVVLALMSTLALVALPFVHHRYRLMQELELKRNLAMMRGAIDRFHELAMLGQIEPWDLDWMMYPEDLEMLVEGVEVKAAADQDPVLVRFLREIPVDPITGEAEWDCRAYDDDPDDFSSRCDNLYDVASTSTRLALDGTYYNEW, from the coding sequence ATGAGAAGCAGTCGGCAGAGCGGGTTGTCTTTCATCGAGTTACTCGTCGTGCTCGCCCTGATGAGCACCCTGGCCCTGGTGGCGCTGCCCTTCGTGCATCACAGGTACCGCCTGATGCAGGAACTCGAACTCAAGCGCAACCTGGCCATGATGCGTGGGGCCATCGATCGCTTTCACGAGTTGGCCATGCTCGGGCAGATCGAGCCCTGGGACCTGGACTGGATGATGTATCCCGAAGACCTGGAGATGCTCGTCGAAGGGGTCGAGGTCAAGGCCGCGGCCGATCAGGATCCCGTCCTGGTCCGATTCTTACGTGAGATTCCCGTCGATCCGATCACCGGCGAGGCCGAGTGGGACTGCCGGGCTTATGACGATGATCCCGACGATTTCTCTTCGCGATGCGACAATCTTTACGACGTGGCTTCGACCTCGACACGTCTGGCCCTCGATGGAACCTACTACAACGAGTGGTAG
- the glgP gene encoding alpha-glucan family phosphorylase: MAYSQLPGDYPEIRTLATAEFHLPEEFSRLRELAYNFWWSWTPQARLLFSSIHPALWARYRNPVEVLSHVEPQHWESLLLSDSFQAAYDNVLRSFDRYMGRPEQWWFNRTFPDHQAGPVAYLSTEYGIHESLRIYSGGLGVLSGDHCKAASDLGVPFVAVGLLYRRGYFRQTINAEGRQQHMYPDFDPTRLPLLPVLGPEGRHLVIQVPLLDRKVQLAVYKVQVGRVPVLLLDSDLPQNDPSDRPITHILYVRGREMRLCQELVLGVGAVRALRALGIDPSVWHLNEGHVALMTLERLREEVAKGERLPRALEVVRRNIAFTTHTPVPAGNETFEGEVVRLYLGSWAVQLGTSVGELLKLGQAHPNDDSGAFNLTALALRASSYHNAVSVRHGEVSRRMWHGLFEGQGEAPIDSITNGVHVETWVGLELRDLLTKTLGPNWEEKAHQSEVWGKNLDAIPDDEFWAAHQAQKRRLIRKSREIVRRMLARHGASPRELASVNNLLDPRALTIGFARRFATYKRAGLLFHDLGRLRRLIADPERPLQVIFAGKAHPADLAGQDLITQIFRLSGSDAFRGKIVFLEDYDLLIGRLMVQGVDVWLNNPRRPLEASGTSGQKAAANGALNLSVLDGWWVEGYSEQVGWTIGRPETMDDQEAQDAEDAASLYDVLEEQVIPTFYERDESRLPQRWISMMKESVHRLLPVFSGSRMVRDYVTRAYVPLATREKVET; the protein is encoded by the coding sequence ATGGCTTATTCGCAACTTCCGGGCGATTACCCGGAGATCCGTACCCTTGCCACCGCGGAGTTCCATCTGCCCGAGGAGTTCTCGCGCCTGCGGGAGCTGGCCTACAATTTCTGGTGGAGTTGGACGCCCCAGGCGCGGCTGCTGTTCTCGAGCATCCACCCCGCCCTCTGGGCCCGTTACCGGAATCCGGTGGAAGTCCTCTCCCACGTCGAACCGCAGCACTGGGAATCGCTCCTTCTTTCCGACTCCTTCCAGGCCGCCTACGACAACGTCCTGCGCAGCTTCGATCGCTACATGGGCCGTCCCGAACAGTGGTGGTTCAACCGCACCTTCCCCGACCATCAGGCAGGCCCGGTGGCCTATCTCTCCACCGAGTACGGCATCCACGAAAGCCTGCGTATCTATTCCGGCGGCCTGGGCGTTCTCTCGGGGGACCACTGCAAGGCCGCCTCGGACCTGGGTGTCCCCTTCGTCGCCGTGGGCCTGCTCTACCGGCGGGGCTATTTCAGGCAGACGATCAACGCCGAGGGCCGGCAGCAGCACATGTATCCCGACTTCGATCCCACCCGCCTGCCCCTCCTGCCGGTTCTCGGCCCCGAGGGCCGGCACCTCGTGATCCAGGTTCCCCTGCTCGACCGCAAGGTGCAGCTGGCGGTCTACAAGGTGCAGGTGGGTCGCGTACCGGTGCTGCTGCTCGACTCGGACCTGCCTCAGAACGATCCCAGCGACCGCCCGATCACCCACATCCTCTACGTCCGCGGTCGCGAGATGCGCCTGTGCCAGGAACTGGTCCTGGGCGTGGGCGCGGTGCGAGCCCTCAGGGCCCTGGGAATCGACCCCTCGGTGTGGCACCTCAACGAAGGGCACGTGGCGCTGATGACCCTCGAGCGCCTGCGGGAAGAAGTGGCCAAGGGTGAACGCCTGCCCCGGGCCCTCGAAGTGGTGCGGCGCAACATCGCCTTCACCACCCACACGCCGGTCCCGGCGGGCAACGAGACCTTCGAGGGCGAAGTGGTGCGCCTCTACCTGGGAAGCTGGGCCGTACAGCTCGGCACCTCGGTGGGCGAACTGCTCAAGCTCGGCCAGGCCCACCCGAACGACGACTCCGGGGCTTTCAACCTGACGGCCCTGGCCCTGCGGGCCTCGAGTTACCACAACGCGGTCTCGGTCCGACACGGGGAGGTCAGCCGCCGCATGTGGCACGGCCTTTTCGAAGGCCAGGGCGAGGCGCCGATCGACTCGATCACCAACGGCGTGCACGTGGAGACCTGGGTCGGCCTGGAACTCAGGGATCTGCTGACCAAGACCCTCGGGCCCAACTGGGAAGAGAAGGCGCACCAGAGCGAGGTGTGGGGCAAGAACCTCGACGCGATCCCCGATGACGAGTTCTGGGCCGCTCACCAGGCCCAGAAGCGGCGGCTGATCCGCAAGTCCCGGGAGATCGTGCGCCGCATGCTCGCCCGGCACGGCGCTTCCCCCCGGGAACTGGCCTCCGTCAACAACCTGCTCGACCCCCGCGCTCTGACCATCGGCTTCGCCCGTCGCTTCGCCACCTACAAGCGAGCCGGCCTGCTCTTCCACGATCTCGGCCGCCTGCGTCGGCTGATCGCCGATCCGGAGCGTCCGCTACAGGTGATTTTCGCCGGCAAGGCTCATCCGGCGGACCTGGCGGGCCAGGACCTGATCACCCAGATCTTCCGCCTGTCGGGCTCGGACGCCTTCCGGGGCAAGATCGTCTTCCTCGAGGACTACGACCTGTTGATCGGCCGGTTGATGGTGCAGGGCGTCGACGTGTGGCTGAACAATCCCCGCCGCCCCCTCGAAGCCTCCGGCACCTCGGGCCAGAAGGCCGCCGCCAACGGCGCGCTGAACCTCTCCGTACTCGACGGCTGGTGGGTCGAGGGGTATTCCGAGCAGGTGGGCTGGACCATCGGCCGTCCGGAGACGATGGACGACCAGGAAGCCCAGGACGCGGAAGACGCCGCATCGCTCTACGACGTGCTCGAGGAGCAGGTGATTCCGACTTTCTACGAGCGGGACGAGTCCCGTCTGCCCCAGCGGTGGATTTCCATGATGAAAGAGTCGGTCCACCGCCTGCTGCCGGTGTTCAGTGGATCGAGAATGGTGCGCGACTACGTAACCCGCGCCTATGTGCCACTGGCCACTCGAGAAAAGGTGGAAACGTAG
- the secG gene encoding preprotein translocase subunit SecG, whose protein sequence is MLYALVVTLHIIVSIFLILVVLLQTGKGGDLASAFGGGGTQTVFGPRGTSNVLTKATTTAAVLFMFTSLGLVFLTQSGSRSVIDEVAAPAAAEQSAPRAEPEPQADPATPGERVPAGGAEDPGQETPGK, encoded by the coding sequence GTGCTCTATGCCCTGGTGGTTACGCTCCACATCATCGTATCGATTTTCCTCATCCTGGTCGTACTGCTGCAGACCGGCAAGGGTGGCGATCTCGCCAGCGCCTTCGGCGGCGGCGGCACGCAAACCGTTTTCGGCCCCCGGGGCACGAGCAACGTGTTGACCAAGGCCACGACCACCGCGGCGGTGCTCTTCATGTTCACCTCCCTGGGACTGGTTTTCCTGACCCAGAGTGGAAGCCGCTCGGTGATCGACGAGGTGGCGGCGCCGGCGGCGGCCGAACAGAGCGCGCCCCGGGCGGAACCCGAGCCCCAGGCCGACCCGGCCACGCCGGGCGAGAGGGTGCCCGCCGGTGGTGCAGAAGACCCCGGCCAAGAAACTCCCGGCAAGTAG
- the tpiA gene encoding triose-phosphate isomerase, producing MSRKKLVVGNWKMHHTRSETLHWWSRWQDMQAQGERPDPDRVDLGVAPPFTSLATLIEARAAQPLLVGAQNVHWESSGAFTGEVSAEMLAEAGCDFVIIGHSERRQIFGETDTRIARKVAAAHRAGLLPILCVGESADERSAGRMEVVVEEQLQRALDGVAWKDPDALVLAYEPIWAIGTGQTATPAQAQAAHRFLREILASMAGAEVAAGVRILYGGSVKPANAAELAAEEDIDGFLVGGASLDAASFAAIAR from the coding sequence GTGAGCCGCAAGAAACTGGTCGTCGGCAACTGGAAGATGCACCACACCCGTTCGGAGACTCTCCACTGGTGGAGCCGCTGGCAGGACATGCAGGCCCAGGGGGAACGGCCCGATCCCGACCGGGTCGACCTGGGCGTCGCTCCCCCCTTCACCTCCCTCGCCACCCTGATCGAAGCCCGCGCGGCCCAGCCTCTGCTGGTGGGGGCCCAGAACGTCCACTGGGAGAGTTCCGGAGCCTTCACCGGCGAGGTGTCCGCGGAGATGCTGGCCGAGGCGGGCTGCGATTTCGTGATCATCGGCCATTCCGAGCGGAGGCAGATCTTCGGCGAGACGGACACCCGCATCGCGCGCAAGGTGGCCGCCGCCCATCGGGCGGGGCTGCTTCCCATACTCTGCGTCGGGGAAAGCGCCGACGAGCGCAGCGCCGGACGCATGGAGGTGGTCGTCGAAGAGCAGCTCCAGCGGGCACTCGACGGGGTCGCCTGGAAAGATCCCGACGCCCTGGTCCTGGCCTATGAACCGATCTGGGCCATCGGCACGGGCCAGACGGCGACCCCGGCCCAGGCCCAGGCGGCCCACCGCTTTCTCCGGGAAATCCTCGCCTCGATGGCGGGCGCCGAGGTGGCGGCCGGAGTCCGGATCCTCTACGGGGGCTCGGTCAAGCCGGCCAATGCGGCGGAGCTGGCCGCGGAAGAGGACATCGACGGCTTCCTGGTCGGCGGCGCCAGCCTGGACGCCGCCTCCTTCGCCGCCATCGCCCGCTAG